The genomic stretch AGCCACAGCCGTAGGGGTTTGCGTTCACTTGCAAGACGCTGATTATATTACGAGTACACACCGCGGTCATGGGCATCTCATTGCAAAAGGCGGCAAACGCGACCGGATGATGGCGGAGTTGTTCGCACGAACGACCGGTTATTGTAAAGGTAAGGGCGGTTCGATGCATATCGCCGATAAGGAGACCGGCATTCTGGGTGCTAACGGCGTTGTCGGGGCAGGTATTCCGCTTGCGGCGGGTGCAGGGCTCTCGGCTAAACTTCGTGGAACACAGCAGGTCGCAGTGTCCTTCTTTGGTGATGGCGCGACGAACCAAGGCGTATTCCATGAAACGCTCAACCTCGCTGCCGTCTGGGAATTACCTGTCATCTTTGTGTGTGAAAACAACCGATTCGGTATGGGAACGCCACAACGAGAGCATCAGCGGGTAGAAGATATTGCGGCTGTCCGTGCGCCTGCCTACGATATGCCGGGCATCACTGTTGATGGGAACGATGTTCTCAAGGTTTACGCTGCAGCGGACGAAGCCGTCACACGTGCCCGTGAAGGGGGTGGACCGACGCTCCTCAACTGCGATACTTACAGATTCCGGGGACACCACATCGGTGATCCAGGGACATCTTACCGCGACCGCGAGGAAGTGCAAGAACAAGAACGCCAGCGCGATCCGATTCGGAGACTCGCCGCGGTTCTCATCGAAGAAGAGGGGATGACGCAAGATGCACTCTCGACACTTGAGACGGAACTCGCAAACGAACTTGAGGCAGCACTTGAATTCGCCAAGAATAGCCCAGAACCTCTTCCAGAAGACGCTTTGAACGATCTTTATGCCGGTTCTATTCAGCCGTAATTATCGTCAAGCCTATCATAATAGTTAAAAAAGGATTCACATCTATCGGCGAGGTTTGTAACCTCGCCTTTTTTTACCCAAATTTAAAGTACTTATGAGAGAAGACGAACGCCCGAAATCGCACGGTGTTACATGGAAGTCTATCGCCATTACGCTCGTGCTGATTCCGTTTAATTTCTATTGGATCATCGCGGGTGAAGTCGGACTTGTAGGTTATGCGCTGAATACCTATGCCGTGCCGTTTTACAATGTTGTCTTCGTGGTGTTTGCTTTCACGCTTCTCAATCTTGCAGTTCACCGTCGCTTATTCACAGATGCGGAGCTCCTCACGATATACATCCTGCTCAGCACGGCGTGCGCTTTTCCCTCCATTACGCTGATGACGATTCTCGTCACGACCGTCGGGCACGCCTTCCATTTCGCAACCCCCGAAAATGAATGGAAACACCTCTTCTATGATTACCTTCCGAGATGGCTTCTCGTCGATGATCCAAAGGCATTGACAGGCTATTATACAGGGGAATCGAGTCTCTCTACCGTAGACCTAATCGGTGTATGGATAGTGCCAACCTTATCTTGGGCAGGTTTCATGACGGTCCTGGTCCTCGTGATGTTGTGTATCAACGTTATCTTGCGGAAGCAGTGGGTGGAACGCGAACGACTCGCCTATCCGATCACGCAGATCGCGTTTCATGTCACCCATAGCACGAAATCGCTGTTTTCGCACCGCATCACATGGCTTGGCTTCGGAATTGCGGCATCTATAGCGATTCTCAATGGCTTTAGTTTTCTGTATCCGACGCTTCCTACCTTACCCATTAAGCGGATTGGTGGTTGGCGCGGGTTTGGACACCTGTTCACAGAAAAGCCGTGGAACGCTATCGGTGGCATCAGTATGTCCTATTATCCTTTCGTTATCGGACTTGGGTTGCTGATGCCGCTTGACCTATCGTTCTCCAGTTGGTTCTTCTTTATCTTCTACAAGGCGCAATTAGTCTTAGCAAGTGCCGCTGGCTTGTCCAGTCTGCCCGGGTTCCCCTATATTGATAGGCAATGCTTTGGTGCTGCCATCGGGATTTTCATCTCTGTCGTAGTCCTGAACGGACGGCACTTTCGCGACGTTTTCCGTATCGCACGTCATCGCACAGGCGAGGATGCTAACGAACCGATTTCCTATAGGCTCGCGCTCTGGGGTATTGTTGCCGGACTCGCAATACTCTTTATCTTTTCCAAGCGGATCGGCATGTCCTTCTGGCTGATTCCGCTGTTTTTTGCAATCTATTTTATCATCGTCTTGGTGCTCACACGGATGCGGGCGGAGCAGGGATTTCCCGTGCATGCGATGGAGAATATGCCGAATCATCATATCCTCGTTGACGGATTCGGCACACGACTACTCGGCACGAATAACCTCGTTGCTTTGACGCTCTACCGTTGGTTTAATCGGAGCTACACGAGCAATCCGATGCCGCACCAATTAGAGGGCTTCAAACTCTCGGAACGCTCTGGAATCGCACCGAGGCGACTGTTCTTCGCGCTGTTAGGTGTGTCAGGGTTCGCTGCGGTAATGGTGTTCGGCGTTATCCTCTATATTTTTTATACCTACGGTGCTTTGAACATGAGCGGTGGCAGCGGTTGGGCAACCGGTTTCGGTGGACGCGTCTTCAACGGACTCCAGCGTTGGATTTATTACCCGACTGAACCGAATCTCTATGCGACTGGCGGTATCGTGTTTGGATTACTCTTTTCGACGCTCTTGATGTTTATGCGGGCACGTTTTTTCTGGTGGCCCTTCCATCCGATCGGGTTTGTCGTCTCTAGCGATTGGGGTATGCGGTATTTGTGGAGTTGTATGCTGGTGAGTTCGATTATTAAGTGGAGTGTCTTGAAGATTGGCGGTCCGCGGGCATCGCAGCAGCTGGTGATGTTCGCGATTGGGTTGATGTTGGGTGATTTCACCGTGGGTGGTATCTGGAGTCTTGTGAGTGTTGTGACGCAACAGCCGATGTATAATTTTTGGCCGTAGAGATAATTTGAGAAATTGTTAGAGATATGCTACAATTCAGTATCAATTGGGAAGATATACTGGAATGGATTTTGAAATTATTGGAGAAATCACGCAAATTGAAACAATTAGTCGCGGCAGTGGTATCCGAAACCACGCTCGGCTACAACGTCAGTATGGTCAAGGTAAATGGCGTAAGCTAAAGGGAGTAGCATACGTCCAATTGGTTGATGGTTCAGTCCGTCTTGCTGAAGTTCATTGGTATCAAGCTGACAACATCGGCAAGAGAGAATTTAAGATTAAACTCCCATTTCCTGATTAAAGATGAACAAAAAAGAGAATCAATTTCCGCAATTCGGTCGGTGCCTTAATAATGAAGGATATGCTGCCTCTCTTGAAGTAGGGGAAATATATCGTGTGATTCAGGATGACGAAGCAGCATCTCACGGATATATCCGCGTCATAGACGAAAGCGGCGAAGACTACGCCTACACAGCTAACCGTTTTCACTTAATTCAGCAACCTGCCCCTGTCGAAAGGCTCAGATCCATCCCAAACAACACTTCGATCCCAGACAACACTATCTATCTTACCTTGTGATTTCTTATTATTGTTAACCCAAGTTGCCAGTTTGTAGCATAACCTGTTAGGGTGTGCATATCAGGACGCAGACTAACAGTCTACGCTACAAAACACCGCAGATAATGAACTGTTTTTACCCAAAAACACGACCTGAATGCTCAAAACCCTGTAACTAGCAAGTTGGGTTATTGTTATCACTATTTTCATCTGCCTTTTCTTGATTAAAAGTAACCCTAATTTCACAGTCCCTGACCTGTGTGTCTCCCTTATCGGTTGGTGGGTCCCATATCATTATAATTATCGGCATTATATACCTCTTACTTTTAGGGTATTTTACAAGGATCCGGCAGATGAATATTCACAGACTCGTTACCTATCTGTTTTTTTTCATCATTAGGATTAGGTTCCCTTACAGGTCTAATTTGAAGTCTATCTGCTTCCCCTGGACCAACGTCATTTACAGCCCTTATTTCAATGGTAATTTCTACATCGTTAGGCAATAACGCAACAAATCTTGTGTCAGTGCCATTCAAATCTATCCACTCCGAATATCCTCCATCGTGAATAGCCAAACGCACTTGATATTTATCTATCTTAGAACCACCATCATTGGCAGGTGCATCCCAAGCTATTGTATACGGTATTAGAGTCATTGTAGGCATTATATTTTCCCTATACATCAAAATAAGGAGAACGCCGCGAGCAGCACTATCCAGTTTGTATTTGGATTATACCATCAAATGGGTGTGTTGTCAATTAAATTAGCATTGCTTTAATGGAGCAGTGAAGTGTTTCGGTATGATTTTTATACGCAATACGCAGCTCTGGATTCGAGATTTTTGTAAA from Candidatus Poribacteria bacterium encodes the following:
- a CDS encoding fibronectin type III domain-containing protein, with amino-acid sequence MPTMTLIPYTIAWDAPANDGGSKIDKYQVRLAIHDGGYSEWIDLNGTDTRFVALLPNDVEITIEIRAVNDVGPGEADRLQIRPVREPNPNDEKKQIGNESVNIHLPDPCKIP
- a CDS encoding thiamine pyrophosphate-dependent dehydrogenase E1 component subunit alpha, encoding MSKPSKDQMLYMYRKMLEIRQFEEAAGTLYQSGQLPGFLHLYIGEEATAVGVCVHLQDADYITSTHRGHGHLIAKGGKRDRMMAELFARTTGYCKGKGGSMHIADKETGILGANGVVGAGIPLAAGAGLSAKLRGTQQVAVSFFGDGATNQGVFHETLNLAAVWELPVIFVCENNRFGMGTPQREHQRVEDIAAVRAPAYDMPGITVDGNDVLKVYAAADEAVTRAREGGGPTLLNCDTYRFRGHHIGDPGTSYRDREEVQEQERQRDPIRRLAAVLIEEEGMTQDALSTLETELANELEAALEFAKNSPEPLPEDALNDLYAGSIQP